The Vigna radiata var. radiata cultivar VC1973A chromosome 6, Vradiata_ver6, whole genome shotgun sequence DNA segment CGAATATCCATACATTTTGGAGGATATTTTGACATTATACATTCTAGATGTTTCTAAGAAAGACCAACATAGccttacattttattttaaattacactgCAAATAGAATCTATTCGTTcataatatatgatataatcATTATGTTTGTTCATgacaaaatcaattatgattGCGAGAGAATCTATTATCTGTATTTGATGAAATGACCACGATACTAGAATTGATTCCATAGTCTTAAACACATGCAACACAATTGTAACTATTTTTCACATGGGAATCCTGAAATCGATTATGTTTGCAAGAGAATCGATTATGTGTATTTGATTAAATGATCATTGAAATTGAGCTTGTCAAGCTTAAACTGAGCTTATCAAACTTGTATATTGAAATTACAGAGGTAAAACCGAGTTTGTCAAACTTGTTTGACGAGCCTGACATGCTAAAATCGAGTTTGTCAAGTCAGAGCCGAGCTTCTTCTTATGTGTATTTATTCTCTTGTAGCTTTAATgtttatgaaatatttgaagtgttgttttttctttgggTGAGATGGAGGACGTACCACCTTGATGGTTTGTGGTAGCCTATGGTGAAGAAGTGGTAATTCAGAGTgatcttttttaagttttggtttCCTATGTCTATTACTCTTCAATAAGTTAGATAAGATGATAATTgttacttaatttaattttgtacgataatatatatttattagttatatatCACTTTGTGTTAATAAATGGTGTTATGTAAATTgatttatatgataattatttattagttatatttatggtgttaataaaaatttgtgtgATATTTAtgatgttaataaatatttgtgtgaTGGTATTAGCTACATATAATTGGTATGCATTATTTAATTaggttatattaatttttgttggatataattcattaaaattaaataatatagtattttagtatataaaattttgCTGACTTTTTTATAtcgtttaatttaaattaattgatgtaaaaatatttttactacttaaatttaaatatatatcaaatttctacacaaaatcaaattaataatgatatatttttattaattaaaacatttttttaatctatcaaacTCTTACAAACTTTCTCTTTAAATCTATTTTTCCGTCTTATTAAATTCATTCTTGTAATAACcactaaattaaaagtaaaacttttaagaatattataaaataataaaattaagttttagaaaaataaaaacttgcaTCAGCTTCTTAAGGCACCTTCAGAAACGTGTCATTTCATTTCTTCCAAAACAGCTCTCTCACTAACCTTGTGCTCTTTCAAAACACcgccttctctctagatttcttcCCCATTGAACCACTGGAATTCCATTCTGAAGGTACCTAGAAGATCTTGGCATCACAAGCTTTGAATTTTAACAACCAGATTTTCAGTTTAGTAGGGTAAGTAGTTTCTCCCCTTTCTTGGATGTTAGGAGACCTAAGACCAGCAATTTCCCTTATTGCATGTGTCTTTTGTGTCATCCTcttcaaactattttttaatccCAGCTCTAAGAGTTGTCTTTGATCACTATCTTGTAGTCTTTAGGATCTGCGGGAGTTCTTGAGAAATAGGATCTGTTGAGGCAACCTTGAACTGCACTGTAgaatttccaggtaagggaagctaggtttaattttggttggtagaaattaatttgattgtgtTGATACTGTTTAAAGGCTTTAAGTTGATGGGAAGCTAGGTTTAATTTTGGTTGgtagaaattaatttgattgtgtTGATACTGTTTAAAGGCTTTAAGTTGATGGGAAGCTAGGTTTAATTTTGGTTGGTAGAAATNAATTTGATTNTGTTGNTACTNTTTAAAGGCTTTAAGTTGATGCATGTGTATTTTCTGTGGTAACTGTTGGAATTGAAATGATGAATATGTGTACTTAAATGTGTGCTTTAAGTTACTGTGAACTATGTGATTTTGAATAATATGAATTTGGACTAGTATGAAAATAGGATTGTGTGTGAGTTGAATGTTTTGAAGCTGTGATTTCAGGTTATGTAGATTATTGGGAAATCATTCCAGTTATTATAATGATAGAGTCCAAATTCAGGGAACTAGACTAGTGATTTTTAGAGTTAGAGGTTAGGGTCTGGTCTAGGCAATTAAAGTCacttagttaaataaaatatgacttATTAGTATCATCAAAATGGCCTGAAACACTTTCCAAATGGTATATCTGAAATTGAACCTTTTAGTAACTGAAATTAAAACTTAAGATCCTAAATTGATGCATAATTACTAGAGATTGATGTTAGGAGTGTGTGTGAACCTTTAGACAAGTTTAATTCAACTTATACTTTGAATTTGGAGTGTTAGAAATTCACCAAATGGCCTAGAGTAAGTTTTGGGTGTGTGAGTTCCTCAAATCTGTAGAATTTTGCGCTGTAGATTATGCAGAGTCGCCTAGCGCACTCTGTGCACTCTGCGAAGGGTTTCTGTCAGGAAAAATTCACACAGCGCACCCCAGggtgtgcgctgagcgaattttgTACGTCAAATTGAgtgattttaatgtttttgacattttggggggttttggatgtccgttttggacgttctttaggtcgttctgggggtttttgacccttccggatccattggtgagggtctccaagctatttgaattacttaagtattggtaattaaaggttataaagaaatttgtgttaataagtgatgtttctACGGAAGTATGTAATGTCTGAGtatgtatgaattatatatGATCTTGTATAGATTCAAATAACAGTGTATGATCATGTACAAGTTATGAACATTGAAAATCATGAGTtgtgtttcaaatttaaaagtataattaatggacgtaattccatgatcctcaagggaggttacatggtggtccACTGtagttgttgtgattgaccTTATGAATGGCCGAAGTTCCAaatggggtttatcctgacattctaatgaccatccatgctcaattagagagtgacgagtcatgtggtgagaatagcaggaggtcctagttgTAGGTGCTACGTGGAGGCCTATTATTCGGTAAAGGGCTTACACTTGTTtatggtcgggtgaaacccctcggcaatggctttgcaaagcagtagggccacaacaagtgcacaaacccctagaactcgacatttcatactagttcggatggtcaaatcacgtggtcgtTCATTGGTATCAACAAAATGTGTTCGGTCTTGGTCTGTATTATGTTATGATCTTTGCATGTTGTGTttgtgattgtataacatgataGTTAGTTCCATTTGATGTATATTCTGATAGAATGTTTACTTGCTTGCTTGTGTGCATGCTATTATGTATATGCTAGTTTGAATTTGGACTTATCTTGCATGCTTTTcaatctagcttacccttgcattgtgtgtgttgtatgtgtttgccttcccccttacgatgatcatccaatcctttggatgtgagtagaAGCTGACGATGCACCCCTAGAGCATGCCTTGGAGGGAGAGGACCTAGCTCCTAACTCTTAGACTCTTTTAGGATCTCttcaaatgtttatattttgagaAACTGTGTAGTTTAGATGATGTAGCAAATCCTTAGAATTGTTCTTAGAACATCTTTGTTATTTTGAGAGACCTCCTATGTAtagagttttaaattttagctcattttggatgaatgtaaatactattatattttaGCATATAATTTTTGGAATGTGACAATTCTCTAACTTTTTCTTATCTATTCTTTAATCCAAATATTACCTTAATGCTCGAAAGTTTTAGCTAAAAGGTTATGTCATGTTTTATAGGTAAAATACTTATGAGGTggaggaaaaattaaaaatgtaggGAGGAGACTCGTACTTGAGAAAAACCTCTATCATATCATCATCTTATGTTTCATGCATTGTGTTCAAGGATGAGACAATTTTGCTGGGTTTTGCTTCTTGTTGGGTTTAAGAAATAATGGTACAAATTGCAGAAGAGTTTATGACAAACATGCTCACACAAGCAActttattattcaaatacaaaatgaagaaaatcagaGAGAGATGGGTGATAGAATGGTCCTAACAAGATCATCCATTGCTCTTACAGAAGaacctttttcttcccttttctctgTTATGGCCTTTCTCATATGAGATGCAATCTCCTTTGCCTTCTCCTTCATTTCCTTTCCTTTCCCTTCTTTCTCCATAACTATCTCTATCACCTTCTTCACTTCCTCACCACAAATGCTACTTTCCACAGTTCTAGTGAGCTCCACAGCCACACCCATTTCCTCCACCAACATCTTCACATTGTATGTTTGNTCTGCAGCCAGTGGCCACCCAATCAATGGCACCCCATTGCTAAGACTCTCCAACACAGAGTTCCATCCGCAATGACTCAGAAACACTCCTGTGGATTTGTGTGACAGAATCTCTAACTGGGGTCCCCATTTCCTCACCAACAACCCTTTCTTGGTGTCTCTCATTCTCTCCTCGAACCCTTTTGGCAACCATTCTTCCTTGAACTCTCCATCAATGTCAAAACCAACAGGTGGCCTCACAACCCAAATAAACGATCTCGCACTCTTTTCCAACCCTTCAGCCAACGCCATCATTTGGGAGGCACTGATCGTGTTCTGCGACCCAAAAGAAACGTAGACAACAGAATTCTCATCTTTCAAATCCAGCCACTCCATGCATGCTTCAAGAGTCACACTAGATTCCTTTCCTGAGCGATGTTTTGACCCCTTGAGTTCAGCAGGTGGAAGGATAGGCCCCACAGCCCAAACAGGAAGTTGAAGGTAGTCCCTCAGAAGCTGCAACCCCAGAGGCTCTAATTCCTCAGCCGTGTTGCAAATCCACCCTTCAGACTTCATAGCATGTGAAATCTGTGGAATTATGAATCTTGACCAGTCATCAGTGCCATCAGCTTCTGTTAGATATTTATGCAATTGAGTGCGGTGGAATCGGTGGTTCTGAGGGAACCCCGGAACCCAGAACTCATCAGAGTGTGTTTTCTTGTGGGGCAGGTTGGACCAGATAGAGATGTAGGCCAAAGTTCCGTAAGCACCACAAGTGGTGAAGGAGATGTTCCTAGTACCTAGACTATTAGCAACTTTGTTAACCCAGCCAAGGAACACGTCAGATATAATGCAAAGTGGAGGGTGACCTTCTGCTTCTGTTATGCGTGATATCAAGGAGCGAAGAGGAGCCTCAAGCGAGAGTGTGGCATGACAGAACTTGACCAGTTGACTGAAATTCAGCTTATCGGTATTCTCTCTGTTTTGGTGGCAAACCGTGTTGTGCAGAGTTGAAGGGTAATTCAGCTAGACGAATTTGATTAGGAGAGGTAGAAGAAAGTGCAGATTTTAGGTGGTGAATGTTGAGAGGGGTGGAAGCTATGGTGATGGTGAATGTTGTTGCTGCTCTGTGTTGGATTTGTCTTGCTAGTGCGAGGAACGGAATGATATGTCCTTGTGCCATGATCGGTACCATGACGATGtgtttcttgttgttgtttggttcttCTGCCATTGGAGAGAGCTGAAGGTGAAAAGAAAGGTGGTGATAGAAAAAGGGTTGCAGAGCTTATAAAGGGATGCAGAACTTTTTCCATAAAACCAGCCAATGCATGTTAAACCAAAGCAGCAACTTTTGGATGTCACGGGATCTCACGCTTCAAGAAGACAACGTGTACTGGTTTTTACCGGGCAAAAATACTTTCAATATTACTTAggcaattttcttttgttttaaaaaatactttgattatatccataattttaaaaattgataaatcttaaaatatttctggaaaattaaattgtttttttttaccaactttCATTTTATCAAAAGAATTTTGTTAAGTATGAGAGTATTTTCTATGGgccaaattattttctttagagttttatttatttatttatgaacttatttttcaaacattttcttattCAGCTGAGGttggtttttttattgaatttattactaataaatttaaactattttttctaatatttttcagattttttgtaataatgaaattattttttgtaataattatttttatcaatgttttttttaacaatttttgcatttaatatttctatatttggtaatgattgaaatattatttcaaaacaaaaaaaaaattgaattttcttccttaaataatttttttgagtaCATATTTACAgctgttatttatttattataattatttacatttgttctataaattaagaaatattcaaTCATAgttaattatatcttaattataataaattgtaattaaaaccTAAATCATACTcatttatatcttaattataaccatcaagaaaaaaaagatagatacattgtaattatatttaattatattttaattataattaattttgtaattaaaacttaaatcataattaattatattttaatttatttacttttttatattaatcaattataatattattcgAATTTCATCAATTACCACAAAAAATATTacagtttttttatttgaagtcgtggaaaaaaaatggtgtctcctaataattaaaataattaatataatataatataactagTAAAAGATCACATGGGAGGGTGGTAAGTGCACTGTAAGCTGTAGCACATGTTCACTTGCATTTGTCAAGAGATTGATGTTTTTCAAGTTTATCTTGGACCAcacacaaaatttttatatttattttatattattttctgttattattcttttcttacaaatacatgattttatacttttataattattttatttctacaatgtaagtgaatgaaaatattataacattattataatccaattttttaagtatatttttcaaaaatagagtaacagtgtaattttgttttatatatttttattcagtAACATGTTGTCAACAACAAATTTGTAATGAATAGTGtatgaataattttatgattacaTCTGTATTCATTATAGTATATATACTAACACATTTAGATGTTAAAATAGTAAATTCCTTGCaaagtaatatattatttaaaacattttgagttcaattaaaaaaatataattaaaaagtaccATATAAAATTAGTTCAAACTAATTTTCTAAGTAGACTTCGGACAAATTCATAggtttttattagtttcaatGAAGCCCAATATAAAGGTAATAATCTTTCTACAGTTGACAAATAACTTTTCAGTAATAATAGAGTATTCTAATTCGATTTTACAAATAATGTTTGTTacataacttatattttatatatgaaaaaaaatattaatttaaatatattttaacaatgagacaaaaaactaatttaattatatataagttattttctAAAGTTGCATAAATGTTGATTTTTCAATACATTTCAACATAAATATATGagtgtttttgaaaaaatatatataaaattagatataaGTGGAAGTACGAATTCAATATGTTTGTAAATTTTGAAGCAGAATTAAAATtcgttttttattataaattttaatttttaaatttaataaataaatagatataatatttgtaattgaattGCGTTATCTTTGTTTACTTATTAAACCAGATTCTAAGCATTTGAGTAATAAGTATTAAAtagaacaaattatttaaatattagtttaaaatgtctttaacataaataaaaaatttaaatactttaattaaaacaactaaatctgtttattttaaaatttaaaatcaaatctcataaataaaatttaatttttaatacaaatttaggacttaaaacatatttatgttttcataacTCTACATTGACATCACAAAATTATAGTAATTTGGAGAAGTAACGTTAGATAAAGACGGAAGATGGTGCATGTGTTTGGTCTTGTTAAAGTATACTTTATTTTGCAAAATAATTTATCTGTTGTTATATCATATTTGGAATATTTCATTATTCGTATGgacaatttgataatttttttttaataattttttgataataagatacgttttattattttattgatatatttgaaacagataatcataaattaatcataaacgATTATATATAGGTTGTCaataagttgtaaaaaaaaataatttatgataagACTTTTTCCTACTCTTCTTCCCTCTTCACATGATCATGTTTCACTTTTACGATGAAATGTCACGTGTACGAAAGTTATCTATACATTATAAAGTGAAGAACATTGGTTTGAGCTACTTCCAATGGCGGCAGAGACAACCAAGAAAAATGGGCACATCGTGATGGTACCCTTAATGGCACAAGGACACATCATCCCATTACTGGCACTAGCAAGAAAAATCCTACACTCAACGACGATCTTCACCATCACCATAGCCACCACCCCTCTCAACATTCAACACCTTCGATCTGCACTTTCTTCTGCTTCTCCTATTCAAATCCGTCTTTCTGAGTTGCCATACAATTCTATCCAACATGGTTTGCCACCCAACACAGAGAGCACTGAGAACTTAACTCCCATTCAAATAATCAAACTTTTTCGTTCCACACACACCCTTGAGGCTCCTCTTCGCTCTCTCATATTACAGATCGCAGAAGAAGAGGGTCATCCTCCACTATGCACAATATCTGACTCTCTCTTGGGTTGGGTTAACAATGTTGCAAAAAGCTTAGGCATTAGGAATATCTGTTTTTCCTCTTCTGGTGCATATGGAACTTTGGCCTACTTCTCTATCTGGGCCAACCTCCCTCACAGGAAAACACACTCTGATGAGTTCTGGGTTCCGGGCTTCCCTCAAAACCACCGCTTCCACCGCACTCAATTGCATGGATTTCTAAGAGAAGCTGATGGTAACGATGACTGGTCACAGTGTTTCCTTCCACAGATTGCGCTTTCTATGAAGTCTGAAGGGTGGATTTGCAACACTGTTGAGGAATTAGAGCCTCTGGGGTTGCAGCTTCTGAGGAACTACCTTCAACTTCCTGTTTGGGCTGTGGGGCCTATCCTTCCATCTTCTGCACTCGAGGGTTCAAAACATCGCACAGGAAAGGAATCTGGCGTGACTCTTGAAGCATGCATGGAGTGGCTGGATTTGAAAGATGAGAATTCTGTTGTCTACGTTTCTTTTGGGTCGCAGAACACGATCAGTGCCTCCCAAATGATGGCGTTGGCGGAAGGGTTGGAAAAGAGTGGGAGATCGTTTATTTGGGTTGTGAGGCCACCTGTTGGTTTTGACATTGATGGAGAGTTCAAGGAAGAATGGTTGCCAAAAGGGTTCGAGGAGAGAATGAGAGACACCGAGAAAGGGTTGTTGGTGAGGAAATGGGGACCCCAGTTGGAGATTCTGTCACACAAATCCACAGGAGTGTTTCTGAGNCATTGNGGATGGAACTCTGTGTTGGAGAGTCTTAGCAATGGGGTGCCATTGATTGGGTGGCCACTGGCTGCAGANCAAACATACAATGTGAAGATGTTGGTGGAGGAAATGGGTGTGGCTGTGGAGCTCACTAGAACTGTGGAAAGTAGCATTTGTGGTGAGGAAGTGAAGAAGGTGATAGAGATAGTTATGGAGAAAGAAGGGAAAGGAAAGGAAATGAAGGAGAAGGCAAAGGAGATTGCATCTCATATGAGAAAGGCCATaacagagaaaagagaagaaaaaggttcTTCTGTAAGAGCAATGGATGATCTTGTTAGGACCATTCTATCTCCCATCTCTCTgtgattttcttcattttgtatttgaataataaagTTGCTTGTGTGAGCATATCTGTCATAAACTCAGCAATTTATCATAAGACTTTGACAGTGCCACTGTGAATATGTCAAGTTAACTTATATTAAACGTTTTAATATACAATGATGattagttatataaataaatttagcatATATTAACTTGCAACACAACCAAACACTGATACGACATGCATGAGTTATGAATTATTTGTGCAGTATATTCTGTTGCTTCGCTTATATCATTAACAAATTCTGAATCTTTGTTCCTATTTTCTTGTTCTAGACTGTAATTGTGTACTCACTGTCCCCTTATCCTTGTTTCTATTGCAAAATCTGCACTTCTTAGTTGCAATATGATTGGTATCTCTCGAATCTATCCAGAGAAAAATTAGATTGACTTTTTcacttttccaagatatcaaATTTCGGTTCTGATTGAGGCCAATTTTTTCACATTTGTCTCGTTAAGAGGGAGCAATATGTGAAGGGTTTTGTTGTGTTGTTCGTCTTTGATACCAATCAAGAGACATGATTGAGATGCAGGTTGGTGTTAGgagagaaaatggaaaaatcctgagtgtataaaaattaatgtttaccAGAGAGATGAAGGCCGGTTGAAGACTTTGATATTGGTGGTAGGAATTTAATGTTTGTATAAGTTCAAATGTGAAGACAAAGACAATAAATTAATatgcaagaacaaaaatataatgtCAGTCATTAAACTTTGTTTATGCATAATCATGTTGATGAATTTAATCATGCTTTGCCACTTCTTAGAACTTCTGTCTATTTCAAGGTTCACTACGATGTTCATGTAAATGTAGCTATTGAAGTTCTAAACattcttataatataaacttGATCACtgttaacaatataataaaacaatctCTTTCATATTGAATTTGAACCAGTTTGATCTATTAGAGTTTATgtttaagtataaaatattttctttctgtTCTGACAACTATTTTCTACTTATAGAAGACTTAAATTCAGTTTTGCTTTCTATATggttatataattttaagttcataatttattttttttattgtttacttAGATCTTTAAAACTTTACAATTGTTCTTCAACATTAATCTACCATCAACATTCTCAGTGAAAATTGCTAACTGCAACTTAATTGATGACAAGCTAACACGCTGATATGTAAAATGTctttaaagagaataaaaaacgcACCATagtgatattttataattaaaatattaagtaataatGAAGTTGTAATAACCAAAATTTCACAATTATGGaacttaaaaactaaattgCATAATTTTAGATTCTCTCTTACCTatcatttaattcatttaaaaaattatcaaattaaaataatgtgcACCAATAATAAgtaagaattaaaaacaaaaaaacaaaaggagaaaactaaagaaattattatagtGTAATTTTGATTATGTGCGATAATTATGTTTTCTCCTCTTTTTCGATTTTTCatggtttttcttttgttttgcttttatttgaattatgtatgggcatatattttattttatattattttttttattcatagacattattttaattttgtgacGAAATTAAGTGAGcagttttagtttctatataCTATAATAGTGTAGTTTTAGTCGTTTAGATCATATCCTGTAATTTTGATCCTTTAGTAACATGTCTGAGATTGCAATAATGTCATTACTAAGATGTCATATTAAtattcttatctttttcttttctttttttttttggttaagaATGAgcttatgttaaatttaaaaatataaaaactaactatgtaattaaaaaaatttgagacTAATGCTGGAAAAGGATAAAACTGAGAATCAAAAGTGAATATAATATTTCCTTAAATCTCcataacatttaataataaaagtaatttttaattccatatatatatatatatatatatcattactTAAGAGATTATTTATAGGTAAACAAAATGAACAGAATCATTTGATTTTGTTAGGCAGAACTATAATGAAATCTTAGGTAAGCAGAAAGTGGGTAGTAGTTAGTTAGTAAATGCACTACCATCCAACTATATATGTCCTTGCtactttggttttcttttatatttttaatcacaaaaatattaattttaagaatttaataactagcattttttaatctaaataacCATATGATATTCATCTTTTTCATCTATATGTCTAGACATTATCTCATGTTATAAgcaaattaaagataataaggTGAAACTCATCAAACTTTGACAAAATGGGATAGATGATTGGATTGTGTTAGGGTTTCTTCATTTGAAACTTTAGAAAAGAGGATATGAAACTAACTCCTGCAAagaatttgataaatatttacacttttttataccattcaaacaaaaatcaattcttttaaaagaaaaaggaattattAGCAAATGCAAatttactttttcatatttcaatctctcaaaaataaaaaatttcagtGTCAATTTCAAGAACACAAACCAATTAGATGTTTGTGGTGAGTTTTAGATTATGACCTAAAATGGTTAGCTGTCCAACCCCAACTGCATCACATTAATGTTTGAATATGTATATGCATGCCTTCATCTGCTACTCAATACACTTCACATTAATTCATCATCTTCCATCTATAatctttttctatatataatatattattattcaaattcaatttttgtaaGCTAACATTTCCTTTGTGTTTGTCAGTAACTACAACTGTCAAACACATACATCCCTTCTCCTTCTCTATCTCTTTCCAATTCAGGTGATTCCTCTTTCTTCCTCGTTgctcttttcttattttcctcCAATTGGGTCATTCAAATCTTAGCAACCAGTTCTTGCTGTTCATTTTTGCCTTATTTTACGGTGACCCACTTTCTTTGTGATAATCGAATCACAAGTTTCTTCGTGAAATTTTCGGTTTTTTGCTAGCTTCTTTTTTACCAACGATTACAAAATCTAAAAAGCTTGGAACTTGATGGGTATTCCGTCATAATTGATGCAAATTAAATGGGAGTTTCTTCTATATTAACGTGATTGTAAATTTTATAGCTTCGAAGAAGCAAAATCACACTTTTTGCATTGTGTTTGTGGCTGTTGATGTGAATCTACATTTGCTTTTTGGTTTCAGACACGTAGTGCTGTTGGATCTTGCATATAAAAACCCTTTATCCATTCGCAAAGATGAAGGTCACTGTGGTTTCTCGCAGTGGAAGAGAAGTGGTTAAGGGTGGTATTCACCTCAGCGATTCTGTatgtctctctttctctctaaatttcttacttgttttttacattttgtttacttttttgcTGTCATGGTAGTTTTGATATCGCAGATTGATTATGAGAAATTAGGTTTTTGTCTATATAATTTCCCCATTTTGACTATATTTTCGATTGGCAAACGGGTACTTTGTTTTTTAAGAGTAATAATTTACTACTATggtttatcttttcttctcttttttgtgTAGGCTACTGTAGCAGATCTGCAGGAGGCAATTCATAAGCAAAGTAAGTGAGGAGCTTGTTCTTACTACagtttttatgtataaattacttttttaaggTAATATTTTAGATGTAAAATGACTAAAATCGAGTTAGTCTGGGCTTAGG contains these protein-coding regions:
- the LOC106763266 gene encoding UDP-glycosyltransferase 92A1; this encodes MAAETTKKNGHIVMVPLMAQGHIIPLLALARKILHSTTIFTITIATTPLNIQHLRSALSSASPIQIRLSELPYNSIQHGLPPNTESTENLTPIQIIKLFRSTHTLEAPLRSLILQIAEEEGHPPLCTISDSLLGWVNNVAKSLGIRNICFSSSGAYGTLAYFSIWANLPHRKTHSDEFWVPGFPQNHRFHRTQLHGFLREADGNDDWSQCFLPQIALSMKSEGWICNTVEELEPLGLQLLRNYLQLPVWAVGPILPSSALEGSKHRTGKESGVTLEACMEWLDLKDENSVVYVSFGSQNTISASQMMALAEGLEKSGRSFIWVVRPPVGFDIDGEFKEEWLPKGFEERMRDTEKGLLVRKWGPQLEILSHKSTGVFLXHXGWNSVLESLSNGVPLIGWPLAAXQTYNVKMLVEEMGVAVELTRTVESSICGEEVKKVIEIVMEKEGKGKEMKEKAKEIASHMRKAITEKREEKGSSVRAMDDLVRTILSPISL